In Candidatus Binataceae bacterium, the following proteins share a genomic window:
- the frc gene encoding formyl-CoA transferase: MTKPLEGVKILDFTHVQAGPVCTQLLAWFGADVIKVERPGTGDVTRSQLRDIPDVDSLYFTMMNGNKRSITLDTKNPDGHDVLEALIKICDVLVENFAPGALDRMGFTWEKIHAINPKIIVASVKGFGPGRFEDCKAYENVAQCAGGAASTTGFRDGIPLVTGAGIGDSGTGVHLALGIVTALFQRTRTGKGQRVLASMQDAVLNLCRVKLRDQQRLARGPLTEYSQFGEGIPFLDAVPRAANDSGGAQPGRVLKCKGWETDPNAYVYLIVQSKVWDRVCKVIGREDWISDPGYATPSSRLTRLDEIFNTIEAWTVGYTKFELMGILSKQDIPCGPILSMKELLDDAALYATGTLVKVDHPERGPYVTIGQPVKLSDNELKVERSPLLGEHTDEILTEVLGFDGERVAHLKASGATGHKQDHVGH, from the coding sequence ATGACCAAGCCACTCGAAGGTGTAAAGATCCTGGACTTCACGCACGTCCAAGCCGGGCCGGTTTGTACCCAGCTTCTCGCCTGGTTCGGCGCCGATGTGATCAAGGTCGAGCGCCCGGGAACCGGCGATGTCACGCGTTCCCAACTGCGCGACATTCCGGATGTCGACAGCCTGTACTTCACGATGATGAACGGCAACAAGCGTTCGATTACATTGGACACTAAGAACCCGGATGGCCACGACGTGCTGGAGGCGCTCATAAAAATCTGCGACGTCCTCGTCGAGAATTTCGCCCCCGGCGCGCTCGACCGAATGGGGTTCACGTGGGAAAAAATCCACGCGATCAACCCCAAGATCATCGTCGCTTCGGTGAAGGGGTTCGGACCAGGTCGGTTCGAAGACTGCAAGGCCTACGAAAACGTCGCCCAATGCGCCGGCGGGGCAGCCTCCACGACGGGTTTTCGCGATGGAATACCATTGGTTACCGGCGCGGGCATCGGCGATTCCGGAACAGGCGTGCATCTCGCGCTGGGCATCGTCACGGCGCTGTTTCAGCGTACCCGCACTGGGAAAGGGCAGCGGGTGTTGGCGTCGATGCAGGATGCGGTACTAAATCTCTGCCGCGTGAAGCTGCGGGATCAGCAGCGGCTTGCCCGCGGACCGCTGACCGAATACAGCCAATTCGGCGAGGGGATCCCGTTTCTCGACGCAGTCCCGCGGGCAGCCAATGATTCGGGCGGCGCACAACCGGGCAGGGTGCTGAAATGCAAGGGTTGGGAGACCGATCCGAACGCGTACGTCTACCTAATCGTGCAATCGAAGGTATGGGATAGAGTTTGCAAGGTTATCGGCAGGGAAGATTGGATTTCCGATCCCGGCTACGCGACGCCCTCAAGCAGGCTCACCCGCCTCGACGAAATTTTCAACACCATCGAAGCTTGGACGGTCGGCTATACGAAGTTCGAGCTAATGGGCATCCTGAGCAAGCAGGACATCCCGTGCGGCCCCATCCTTTCGATGAAGGAACTTCTCGATGACGCCGCGCTCTATGCCACCGGCACTCTCGTGAAAGTTGACCATCCTGAGCGTGGACCATACGTGACGATCGGTCAGCCGGTGAAGCTCTCAGACAACGAGCTAAAGGTCGAACGGTCGCCGCTTCTCGGCGAGCATACTGACGAAATCCTGACAGAGGTGCTCGGATTCGACGGCGAACGCGTGGCGCACCTCAAGGCGTCTGGAGCGACGGGCCACAAACAGGATCATGTAGGTCATTAG